The following proteins come from a genomic window of Populus nigra chromosome 6, ddPopNigr1.1, whole genome shotgun sequence:
- the LOC133697002 gene encoding type 2 DNA topoisomerase 6 subunit B-like, with product MEISSTSNLCLHLISCAFQRCRLSQQLCRLSAVLKSPSPSILQISISDTGIGSCLEEFQDLNCSSIISAEFWDGILSVKTTAICDDEIYHYHFNLRENISSSRTLTRLPSNPKNGLKFSGTETCLSISESIDVLVSEINHFFQKMMILNIPNIAIELLIEREDIPGSRCENVFLANRSNPGPLSTSNVEFLKSGLEDYVLKHGNSLTQKCSTCFATSECLKVGSGIACSTESHKSSGLMMEVVIIISEIESTCPCFRECSSKTEVLYFKDFTPCSISHSTLNVLSTIDWKSYGLTLENVVDQGVCVLEWEDSPSHSQIDMVLHCYHKQYPIHKTQLERHLIKKAVKAALNNLKEKHPGILLSAHALKICSHAPDLARSIAGLILSSNDPDFQGECFSLLGLQSREIGSDVVEDCIQEKIVSVIEMNDRKSRQRKVVAPFLFEDDCDQDSNYQDKEYEEGEDEFSYVD from the exons TTTCTGATACTGGAATCGGTAGCTGCTTGGAAGAATTCCAGGATCTTAACTGCAGCAGCATTATTTCTGCTGAATTCTGGG ATGGAATTCTCTCTGTCAAAACTACTG CAATTTGTGATGATGAGATATATCATTATCACTTCAATTTAAGGGAAAACATTTCCAGCAGCAGAACCCTTACCCGTCTACCTTCGAATCCTAAGAACGGTCTGAAATTCAG TGGGACTGAAACATGTCTGTCCATTTCAGAGAGCATTGATGTTTTAGTTTCTGAGATCAATCACTTCTTTCAAAAG ATGATGATCTTGAATATCCCA aatattGCAATTGAACTGTTGATTGAACGTGAAGATATTCCTGGATCAAGATGTGAAAATGTCTTTCTAGCAAATAGAAGCAATCCTGGACCTCTTTCAACCTCAAATGTTGAATTTCTTAAGTCAGGCCTTGAAGATTATGTTTTAAAGCATGGGAATTCTCTAACCCAAAAGTGCAGTACATGCTTTGCAACTTC TGAGTGTCTTAAGGTTGGGAGTGGAATAGCATGCAGCACAGAAAGCCATAAGAGTTCTGGACTCATGATGGAAGTGGTGATTATAATAAGTGAGATAGAGTCAACCTGTCCTTGCTTCAGGGAATGCAGCTCTAAAAcagag GTATTGTATTTCAAGGATTTCACACCCTGTTCAATTTCCCATTCAACGCTGAATGTATTGTCTACCATTGACTGGAAAAGTTATGGACTGACTCTGGAGAACGTTGTGGATCAAGGTGTCTGTGTACTAGAGTGGGAAGACTCACCATCTCATTCTCAAATTGATATGGTCCTCCACTGCTACCATAAGCAATATCCAAT ACATAAAACTCAACTTGAACGGCATCTCATAAAAAAAGCAGTTAAAGCTGCATTGAATAATTTGAAGGAGAAACATCCAGGAATTCTTCTAAGTGCACATGCCCTCAAG ATTTGCAGTCATGCCCCTGACCTTGCAAGATCTATTGCTGGCCTCATCTTGTCATCTAATGATCCAGACTTTCAAGGAGAATGCTTCTCTCTACTTGGTTTGCAGTCAAGAGAAATTGGATCGGATGTTGTTGAAGATTGTATCCAGGAGAAGATCGTTTCAGTTATAGAGATGAATGACAGGAAGTCCAGGCAACGCAAAGTGGTGGcgccttttctttttgaagacGACTGCGACCAGGATTCGAACTATCAAGACAAAGAATATGAAGAAGGTGAGGATGAATTTAGTTACGTGGATTAG